The following coding sequences are from one Lolium rigidum isolate FL_2022 chromosome 6, APGP_CSIRO_Lrig_0.1, whole genome shotgun sequence window:
- the LOC124668394 gene encoding F-box protein At5g07610-like has product MDGEMGEDVLSEILVRLPHKSLARFQCVSTPWRALIAADHLRRRLPLITSGVLFHDETGGRQAYTYACASPSSSPGATNDGVPEADDMSFFPCHGTSSIIDGCNGLILYYSSSPQPTFHVVSPTTRRWAALPAPRKKTLLSVLSFDPCASPHYKVVCFTGWLPRGASVEVFDSERGAWREHDELNFGLDTDAMSATMHCFGGAVHVLAYSGHVVRIDLATMACAVTALPAPVSYRARAGHCRGRLRYASSDGSRLRFWELVDAGRSEWALKHELGIKDLVPGGSSLQATTTPTFLFMAFHPDREVVYLWTPGKLVAFNMEQRRVEEERVFGSAKEGAQLIQIWLFPFSRHLASCLA; this is encoded by the coding sequence ATGGACGGCGAAATGGGCGAGGACGTGCTCAGTGAGATCCTCGTCAGGCTCCCGCACAAGTCGCTGGCGCGGTTCCAGTGCGTGTCCACCCCCTGGCGCGCCCTCATCGCCGCCGACCACCTCCGCCGCAGGCTCCCGCTCATCACGTCCGGCGTGCTCTTCCACGACGAAACCGGCGGGAGGCAGGCGTACACGTACGCCTGCGCCTCGCCGTCGTCATCCCCAGGCGCAACCAACGACGGCGTGCCGGAGGCCGACGACATGAGCTTCTTCCCGTGCCACGGCACGTCGAGCATCATCGACGGCTGCAACGGCCTCATCCTCTACTACTCATCATCACCGCAGCCGACGTTCCACGTCGTCAGCCCGACGACGCGGCGCTGGGCGGCGCTCCCGGCGCCGAGGAAGAAGACGCTGCTCTCGGTCCTGTCCTTCGACCCCTGCGCGTCCCCGCACTACAAGGTGGTCTGCTTCACCGGGTGGCTCCCCCGCGGCGCGTCCGTGGAGGTGTTCGACTCCGAGCGCGGCGCGTGGCGCGAGCACGACGAGCTCAACTTCGGCCTCGACACCGACGCCATGTCGGCCACCATGCACTGCTTCGGAGGCGCCGTCCACGTGCTAGCCTACTCGGGCCACGTCGTCCGCATCGACCTCGCCACCATGGCGTGCGCGGTCACCGCGCTCCCGGCGCCCGTCAGCTACCGCGCGCGCGCGGGCCACTGCCGGGGCCGCCTCCGGTACGCGTCCAGCGACGGCTCGCGCCTCAGGTTCTGGGAGCTCGTCGACGCGGGCAGGTCAGAGTGGGCACTGAAGCACGAGCTGGGGATCAAAGACCTCGTCCCCGGCGGCTCGTCCCTGCAGGCCACTACCACTCCGACCTTCCTGTTCATGGCGTTCCACCCGGACAGGGAGGTGGTGTACCTGTGGACGCCCGGGAAGCTCGTGGCGTTCAACATGGAGCAGAGGCGCGTGGAGGAGGAGCGGGTGTTCGGGTCGGCCAAGGAAGGCGCGCAGCTCATACAAATCTGGTTGTTTCCCTTCTCGCGCCATCTCGCTAGCTGCTTGGCCTGA